The following are encoded together in the Paraburkholderia sp. BL10I2N1 genome:
- a CDS encoding ABC transporter substrate-binding protein, whose translation MFKRILPSKVAGTLAACAIAATGMMGSHAHAADLTQSSWCTGAKPVKFAEMGWDSAKFMTEVVRYVLEKGYGCKTDLMTATNAIALQAISTGDLNVMVEYWAGRTPAYEKAAQDGRVKIVGSLVNGGSVEGYYVPDYVIKGDAARGIKAVAPDLKSIADLPRYKSVFADPEDPSHGRLYNCPIGWQCESDTEQKMKAYGIGADFTDFHPGSGPALDAAIESAYTRGKPILFYYWEPSTILGRFHAVKLEEPAYNAACWKTINGSKDPNPCGSASPPTSLRVVVSNSLADTDPALLSLFQKMQFSISTLNATIARMATSKVEPRQAAVDFLKANPSVVANWVPAATAQKVEASLK comes from the coding sequence ATGTTCAAACGGATTCTCCCATCGAAAGTGGCGGGTACGCTTGCCGCCTGCGCTATCGCGGCGACCGGGATGATGGGCTCACACGCGCACGCAGCGGACCTAACCCAGTCCTCCTGGTGTACGGGCGCCAAACCGGTCAAGTTCGCGGAAATGGGCTGGGACAGCGCGAAGTTCATGACCGAGGTCGTTCGTTATGTTCTCGAGAAGGGATACGGCTGCAAGACGGACCTGATGACAGCGACGAATGCGATTGCGTTGCAGGCGATTTCTACCGGCGACCTGAACGTGATGGTCGAATACTGGGCAGGGCGCACGCCGGCGTATGAGAAGGCAGCACAGGACGGACGAGTGAAGATCGTAGGCTCGCTCGTCAACGGCGGCAGCGTGGAGGGTTATTACGTCCCGGATTATGTGATTAAGGGCGATGCCGCCCGCGGGATCAAGGCGGTCGCTCCGGATCTGAAGAGCATCGCCGATTTGCCGCGCTACAAGTCGGTGTTTGCCGATCCGGAAGACCCCTCTCATGGCCGGCTGTATAACTGCCCAATTGGGTGGCAATGCGAGTCCGACACCGAGCAGAAGATGAAGGCTTACGGGATCGGCGCGGACTTCACGGACTTCCATCCAGGATCCGGGCCGGCGCTCGACGCGGCAATCGAATCGGCCTATACGCGGGGCAAGCCGATCCTGTTCTACTACTGGGAGCCGTCGACCATCCTCGGTCGTTTCCACGCAGTCAAGCTCGAGGAGCCCGCCTACAACGCGGCCTGCTGGAAGACCATCAACGGGAGCAAGGATCCGAACCCGTGTGGCTCTGCTTCGCCGCCGACGTCCTTGCGTGTGGTCGTTTCCAATTCGCTGGCAGACACTGATCCTGCGCTGCTGTCTCTGTTCCAGAAGATGCAGTTTTCCATCAGCACGCTCAACGCCACCATTGCGCGGATGGCGACGTCGAAGGTTGAGCCCCGTCAGGCCGCAGTGGACTTCCTGAAGGCCAATCCGTCGGTCGTTGCCAATTGGGTGCCAGCCGCGACTGCGCAAAAGGTCGAGGCAAGTCTGAAGTGA
- a CDS encoding RidA family protein: protein MRETIDTGLPPLNQPFSWATKAGRLLFTAHGPVTTEGKICGGDIEAQARLTFANLQQAVTAARGVMSDVAQVLIYMKDTSHMPAIDRVYRDFFQMPYPNRSSVVVKDFVHADMLIEIVAYVALGSHV from the coding sequence ATCCGCGAAACTATTGACACAGGCCTTCCTCCGTTGAATCAACCATTTTCTTGGGCCACTAAAGCGGGCAGACTGCTTTTTACTGCCCACGGACCAGTCACAACGGAAGGGAAGATTTGCGGCGGCGATATCGAAGCGCAGGCCAGATTGACTTTCGCAAATCTACAGCAGGCCGTGACCGCTGCGCGAGGCGTCATGTCCGATGTCGCGCAAGTGTTGATTTATATGAAGGATACCAGCCACATGCCCGCTATCGACCGTGTTTACCGGGATTTCTTTCAAATGCCTTATCCGAATCGGTCGAGTGTCGTAGTGAAGGATTTTGTTCACGCCGACATGCTGATCGAGATCGTTGCATACGTGGCGCTCGGTTCGCACGTTTGA
- a CDS encoding amino acid aminotransferase, with product MFKHVEAYPGDPILSLMEAYLADKRPEKTNLGIGLYYDEAGKIPVLESVRQATAMIQRASKPHTYLPMEGDATYRATVQRLVFGEDSEAVKSGRIATVHSIGGSGSIHIAARFIKAYLPDSSIWISDPTWDNHRVLLESAHLKVNAYPYFDSGKNRIDFDAMISVLNTLPERSIVLLQPSCQNPTGADLSAEQFANVIDLLKRRQLLPFVDMAYQGFGDGLDEDAVPIRKMVEAGLQFIVTNSFSKNFSLYGERAGALSIVCSDAETASRVLGQLKATVRQVYSSPPAFGAQLVSTVLSDPETTRHWHQELGKMRQRMKEMRHKLRSTLETLVPDVDASYLTDQRGMFSYTGLSAAEVDALRERKSIYLVQSGRICVAGLNDNNVGYVGEAIADAIKRRAGH from the coding sequence ATGTTCAAGCACGTAGAAGCGTACCCTGGCGACCCGATTCTCTCGCTGATGGAAGCGTATTTAGCCGACAAACGGCCTGAAAAGACCAACCTCGGTATCGGTCTCTACTATGACGAGGCGGGGAAGATTCCTGTCCTCGAATCCGTCAGGCAAGCAACCGCGATGATTCAGCGGGCGTCCAAGCCCCACACCTATCTGCCAATGGAAGGTGATGCGACATACCGGGCGACCGTCCAGCGACTCGTCTTCGGGGAAGATTCCGAGGCTGTGAAATCCGGACGCATTGCTACCGTTCATTCGATTGGCGGCTCCGGATCGATTCACATTGCGGCACGATTCATCAAAGCCTATTTGCCGGACAGCAGCATATGGATTAGCGACCCCACGTGGGATAACCACCGCGTACTGCTCGAGTCGGCACATTTGAAGGTGAATGCCTATCCGTACTTCGATAGCGGGAAAAACCGCATCGATTTCGACGCGATGATTTCGGTGCTGAATACGTTGCCCGAACGCAGCATCGTGCTGCTGCAACCGTCATGTCAGAACCCGACCGGCGCGGACCTGTCAGCGGAACAGTTCGCAAACGTCATCGACCTTTTGAAACGCCGTCAGCTCTTGCCATTCGTGGATATGGCATACCAGGGCTTTGGAGATGGGCTCGACGAGGATGCTGTTCCGATCCGCAAAATGGTCGAGGCTGGTCTGCAGTTCATCGTGACCAATTCGTTCTCGAAGAACTTCTCGCTCTATGGCGAGCGCGCGGGTGCTCTCTCGATCGTATGTTCGGATGCGGAGACCGCATCGCGGGTGCTTGGCCAACTCAAAGCGACGGTCAGGCAGGTCTATTCCAGTCCTCCGGCCTTTGGCGCTCAACTGGTCAGCACCGTTCTGAGCGATCCGGAGACGACGCGGCACTGGCATCAGGAACTCGGAAAGATGCGCCAACGCATGAAGGAGATGCGACACAAACTGCGTTCGACGCTCGAAACGCTCGTGCCGGATGTCGATGCGAGCTATCTGACAGATCAGCGCGGCATGTTCAGCTACACCGGGTTGAGCGCGGCGGAGGTCGACGCTTTACGCGAGCGCAAGTCGATCTACCTTGTTCAATCTGGGCGGATTTGTGTCGCGGGGTTGAACGATAACAACGTTGGCTACGTCGGGGAAGCAATTGCCGACGCTATCAAGCGACGGGCTGGCCATTGA
- a CDS encoding ABC transporter permease subunit: protein MNGIFYTLDLSDAINQFFTGVVARYGDVFHRVSAVLLTYALNPVEATLKAAPPIVIIAIIGAIAWLGARRVGLAVLLMALTYVIGCLGLWDKLMATCAIMVTALILTTIIGVPSGIAISRSQVLARVFNPVLDMMQTLPSFVYLIPVVMLFGLGRVPAIFATMIYALPPLVRLTDLGLRQVPEDVVEASRSFGATSWQQLIAVELPLAMPSIMTGVNQAVMMSLAMVVIASMIGARGLGEDVLSGINNLDMGQGILAGAAIVILAIVFDRITQSFGVGKRARRQVRK from the coding sequence GTGAACGGTATCTTTTATACGCTCGATCTGAGCGACGCGATCAATCAATTCTTTACCGGCGTTGTCGCCCGGTATGGCGACGTGTTTCACCGTGTCAGCGCGGTACTGCTGACTTATGCATTGAATCCGGTGGAGGCAACGCTGAAGGCAGCGCCCCCAATCGTGATCATCGCAATCATTGGCGCAATCGCGTGGCTGGGGGCTCGCCGTGTCGGCCTCGCGGTTCTGCTGATGGCACTGACATATGTGATCGGCTGCCTTGGTCTATGGGACAAGCTCATGGCGACGTGCGCGATCATGGTGACGGCGTTGATCCTGACCACGATTATCGGTGTTCCGTCTGGCATCGCGATTTCCCGCAGCCAGGTGCTCGCTCGCGTGTTCAATCCGGTGCTCGACATGATGCAAACCCTGCCGTCATTTGTGTACCTGATTCCGGTCGTGATGCTATTCGGTCTCGGCCGGGTACCCGCGATTTTTGCCACGATGATCTACGCGCTCCCTCCGCTCGTGCGACTTACCGATCTTGGTCTGCGTCAGGTACCGGAGGATGTCGTCGAAGCTTCTCGTTCCTTCGGGGCAACTTCGTGGCAACAACTTATCGCGGTCGAGTTGCCGCTCGCGATGCCATCGATCATGACGGGTGTGAACCAGGCGGTGATGATGTCGCTCGCGATGGTCGTCATTGCATCGATGATCGGCGCCCGTGGGCTCGGTGAGGACGTACTGTCCGGCATCAACAACCTCGACATGGGACAGGGCATTCTCGCCGGCGCTGCAATCGTCATTCTCGCCATTGTGTTCGATCGCATCACCCAGTCATTCGGCGTAGGCAAGCGCGCCCGCCGTCAAGTTCGGAAATAA
- a CDS encoding betaine/proline/choline family ABC transporter ATP-binding protein (Members of the family are the ATP-binding subunit of ABC transporters for substrates such as betaine, L-proline or other amino acids, choline, carnitine, etc. The substrate specificity is best determined from the substrate-binding subunit, rather than this subunit, as it interacts with the permease subunit and not with substrate directly.): MTSSTLCKMNPPLEAEAGIASRTDAAVLVETGGSREAAGNVAGVPILELRHLYKVFSPHRGHTAEAIALACAGMSKDEILQQTACNVAVRDVSLSIREGEIFVIMGLSGSGKSTLVRHFNRLIEPDSGELLFRGTDVLRLGARALREMRRNHIGMVFQSFALLPHKTVLENVVFGRWIRGDPKVESENVAREWINGRLGLKGYERKYPDELSGGMRQRVGLARALVSEPDVLLMDEAFSALDPLIRGEMQDILLDMQAQLRRTIVFITHDLDEAMKIGSRIAIMKDGVVIQVGTPEGICNAPANDYVRRFVEAR; encoded by the coding sequence ATGACATCCTCTACTCTTTGCAAGATGAATCCGCCGCTTGAAGCGGAGGCGGGCATTGCGTCCCGTACGGATGCCGCCGTTCTCGTCGAAACCGGCGGCTCCCGCGAAGCGGCTGGAAATGTGGCGGGTGTGCCGATCCTCGAGTTGCGCCACTTATATAAAGTATTTAGTCCCCATCGCGGGCACACCGCGGAGGCGATCGCGTTGGCTTGCGCTGGTATGTCGAAAGACGAAATCCTTCAGCAGACTGCTTGCAATGTAGCCGTGCGCGACGTGTCGCTGTCCATTCGTGAAGGCGAAATCTTCGTGATCATGGGATTGTCAGGGTCAGGAAAATCCACGCTTGTGCGCCACTTCAACCGTCTCATCGAGCCAGATTCGGGCGAACTGCTGTTTCGTGGCACCGATGTATTGCGTCTCGGGGCACGTGCATTGCGCGAGATGCGGCGCAATCACATCGGCATGGTATTTCAGAGCTTCGCACTGCTGCCACACAAGACCGTGCTCGAGAACGTGGTGTTTGGCCGCTGGATACGTGGCGACCCGAAAGTCGAGTCCGAAAACGTGGCGCGGGAATGGATCAATGGCCGGCTCGGACTCAAAGGATATGAGCGCAAATATCCGGACGAACTATCGGGAGGCATGCGGCAACGCGTGGGGCTTGCGAGGGCGCTCGTCTCCGAGCCGGACGTGCTGCTGATGGACGAGGCATTCAGTGCACTCGACCCACTGATTCGCGGAGAAATGCAGGACATCTTGCTGGACATGCAGGCCCAGCTGCGGCGCACGATTGTGTTCATTACGCATGATCTCGACGAAGCGATGAAGATCGGCTCGAGAATCGCGATCATGAAGGATGGCGTGGTTATCCAGGTGGGAACGCCCGAGGGAATCTGCAACGCACCGGCAAACGACTACGTACGGCGCTTCGTGGAAGCGCGTTGA
- a CDS encoding FAD-binding oxidoreductase, with protein MNASVSSNKLLPADDNTNGWSAILPTRVPRQPARKSASFDWLVIGAGYAGLSAARRLAALNPSHSIALVDAQQVGEGAHGRNAGFAIDLPHNNDHDPDNTDKGHRYMRLSRYGIESLDELVRANEIDCQWSKRGRYDCAVSPEISRTLLGATAAELDALGEPYEFMRGEALHERLGTRYYDSAIYTPGTRLLNPAALSRGLADSLPPNVQLFENSPVLDLEPGPIVVATLPGGVRFSARNAVLTNNAFINRFKYFERQLLPFVLFASLSRPLTHEERAQLGGTTDWGITPAHGIAGATLRYTKDFRILFRYGFQFAPTLRCPASLRERMKRTHQVLFKARFPMLEQVALEHFWAGYLSLSQNGAPGWGQLSKNIYAAVNCNGVGIAKQTTAGALIAELACDTGHPLISDMMVLGSPDLLPRRPFLDVGVRTYLAAQKWKGRSEK; from the coding sequence ATGAACGCTTCAGTATCATCGAACAAATTGCTACCCGCGGACGACAATACGAACGGCTGGTCAGCGATCCTGCCCACGCGTGTGCCTCGTCAACCCGCGCGAAAGTCAGCCAGCTTTGACTGGTTGGTCATCGGCGCAGGATATGCCGGGTTGTCGGCGGCCAGACGGCTTGCGGCTCTGAACCCGTCTCACTCCATCGCTCTCGTCGATGCCCAGCAGGTCGGGGAAGGCGCGCATGGCCGGAACGCCGGTTTCGCCATTGACCTTCCGCACAACAATGATCACGACCCCGACAACACCGACAAAGGTCATCGATACATGCGACTGAGTCGCTATGGGATCGAGTCCCTCGATGAGTTGGTCCGTGCGAACGAGATAGATTGCCAGTGGAGCAAGAGAGGGCGCTATGACTGTGCCGTCTCGCCTGAAATCTCTCGCACGCTTCTCGGCGCAACGGCTGCGGAGCTCGACGCACTGGGGGAGCCATACGAATTCATGCGCGGCGAGGCTCTCCACGAGCGCTTAGGCACGCGATACTACGATTCTGCGATTTACACGCCAGGCACCAGGCTCCTGAATCCTGCTGCCTTGTCGCGGGGCCTGGCGGACTCGCTTCCACCGAACGTGCAGCTATTCGAGAACTCTCCGGTACTTGATCTCGAACCGGGGCCGATCGTCGTGGCGACATTGCCCGGCGGTGTGCGGTTCTCCGCACGAAATGCGGTGCTGACCAACAATGCGTTCATCAATCGCTTCAAATATTTCGAAAGGCAACTGCTTCCCTTTGTGCTGTTTGCGAGTCTTTCACGGCCCTTGACGCATGAAGAGCGAGCGCAGCTTGGCGGTACGACCGACTGGGGCATTACGCCGGCCCATGGCATCGCGGGGGCGACCCTACGTTACACGAAGGACTTTCGCATCCTGTTCCGGTACGGGTTCCAGTTTGCGCCGACGCTACGTTGCCCGGCGTCGCTGCGTGAGCGCATGAAGCGGACTCACCAGGTGCTATTCAAAGCGCGCTTTCCGATGCTCGAGCAGGTCGCACTCGAGCATTTTTGGGCAGGATATTTGTCTTTGAGCCAAAATGGCGCGCCTGGCTGGGGGCAACTGTCGAAAAATATCTATGCTGCGGTCAATTGCAATGGAGTCGGTATCGCAAAGCAAACAACCGCTGGAGCGCTTATTGCCGAGCTGGCCTGCGATACAGGACATCCACTGATCAGTGACATGATGGTACTGGGTTCGCCAGACCTTCTGCCGCGACGTCCATTCCTGGACGTCGGTGTGAGAACCTATCTCGCCGCCCAGAAGTGGAAGGGCCGCTCAGAGAAGTAG
- a CDS encoding MFS transporter — MLFLLTLVYTVNIADRYVVSTLIEPIKHEFSLSDSEVGFMTGTAIALFYVTLSLPLGLLADRVNRKRMISVALAVWSGFTVLSGASGSALTFFLSRLGVGIGEAGCMPSAVSLLADKFAPSMRGTAMSLFSVGAAVGALMGSAGGGWIADQHGWRTVLLVFGCLGVPLAVILMLGFKEPRRGVFDKPESEASRAGLKETLRHIRDCKALFHVITGATVLTFWGWGLVWWTPSFLARSFHLSVGDAGGILGAIHGIGGGLAMLCTALVLSRPRAASGFSQAKLVALVTALATIPSFVAYASPSLRLTHIMLWVFIPTIYVYIGPSASMAQNLTPAAMRGQVVGIIVFVTNVANLVIAPQAVGFLSDTIAAHMRNPAESLRYVLVLVSLTGLWAAWHFYLAARYMRAEVSDRFSTPLVEASAHGS, encoded by the coding sequence GTGCTCTTTCTTCTCACGCTGGTCTACACGGTCAACATCGCGGACCGCTATGTCGTCTCGACGTTGATCGAGCCCATCAAACACGAGTTCAGCCTCAGCGATAGCGAGGTCGGTTTCATGACCGGCACCGCGATTGCGTTGTTCTACGTGACGCTCAGCCTGCCGTTAGGTTTGCTCGCGGACCGTGTCAATCGCAAGCGCATGATTAGCGTCGCATTAGCGGTCTGGTCTGGCTTCACGGTCTTGTCCGGAGCGAGCGGCAGTGCGCTCACGTTCTTTTTGTCCCGGCTTGGCGTTGGGATTGGCGAAGCGGGTTGTATGCCGTCCGCCGTTTCATTATTGGCGGACAAATTTGCTCCGTCGATGCGTGGCACAGCGATGAGCCTGTTTTCCGTCGGCGCTGCCGTCGGTGCGCTAATGGGGTCGGCGGGCGGGGGATGGATTGCTGACCAGCACGGCTGGCGCACAGTCCTGCTTGTATTCGGGTGTCTCGGCGTTCCGCTGGCGGTCATATTGATGCTTGGTTTTAAAGAGCCGCGTCGGGGAGTGTTCGATAAGCCTGAAAGCGAAGCTAGCCGTGCGGGTCTCAAGGAAACATTGCGCCACATCCGCGACTGTAAAGCGCTGTTTCACGTAATCACAGGGGCAACGGTTCTTACGTTCTGGGGATGGGGTCTGGTCTGGTGGACTCCGTCGTTTCTGGCTCGAAGTTTTCATCTGAGCGTCGGCGATGCTGGGGGAATACTTGGTGCGATCCACGGTATCGGAGGGGGGCTCGCCATGCTTTGTACCGCGTTGGTGCTGAGCCGGCCTCGGGCGGCGTCGGGCTTTTCCCAGGCGAAGCTCGTGGCATTGGTCACTGCACTGGCCACGATACCTTCATTCGTTGCTTACGCGTCGCCCTCACTTCGTTTGACCCACATCATGCTTTGGGTGTTTATACCCACCATCTACGTGTATATCGGCCCGTCTGCTTCCATGGCTCAGAATCTCACGCCTGCGGCCATGCGAGGACAGGTGGTCGGTATCATCGTGTTCGTTACGAACGTTGCGAATCTCGTGATTGCGCCGCAGGCGGTCGGGTTTTTGTCGGATACCATCGCGGCACATATGAGAAATCCCGCCGAGTCGCTCCGCTACGTGCTCGTGCTGGTGTCCCTGACCGGACTATGGGCTGCGTGGCATTTTTATCTTGCCGCACGCTACATGCGTGCCGAGGTGTCCGATAGGTTTTCGACGCCGTTGGTCGAAGCGTCTGCTCATGGTTCTTGA
- the kynA gene encoding tryptophan 2,3-dioxygenase: MSCPFSGNEAKKESAVDGGWHNAQLDFASSMSYGDYLHLDEVLDAPHPLSPDHNEMLFIVQHQTSELWMKLMLHELRASRAGIRGGELQPVFKMLARVSRIMDQLVQAWSVLATMTPPEYRAMRPYLGLSSGFQSHQYREIEFLLGNKNPTMLRPREHLPENIQRLQEALELPSLYDESIRLLAHAGLFVEHDRLNADWTQPTRYNASVAEAWLRVYRNPKEYWDLYQLAEKLVDIEDSFRQWRFRHLTTVERVIGFKRGTGGTEGVGYLRKMLDVVLFPELWQARTNL; encoded by the coding sequence ATGAGTTGCCCTTTCTCAGGAAATGAAGCCAAAAAGGAATCTGCTGTCGATGGAGGCTGGCACAACGCACAACTAGACTTCGCCAGTTCGATGAGCTACGGCGATTACCTTCACCTCGATGAAGTCCTTGACGCACCGCATCCGCTTTCTCCCGATCACAACGAGATGCTATTTATCGTTCAGCATCAGACATCCGAGCTTTGGATGAAGCTCATGTTGCACGAATTGCGCGCCTCCAGAGCGGGTATTCGGGGTGGCGAGCTTCAGCCGGTCTTCAAGATGCTCGCGCGTGTCTCCCGGATCATGGACCAGCTCGTGCAGGCCTGGAGCGTTCTCGCGACGATGACCCCTCCCGAATATAGGGCGATGAGGCCTTACCTTGGCTTGTCGTCGGGTTTCCAGTCCCATCAGTACAGGGAGATCGAGTTCCTGCTGGGCAACAAGAACCCAACGATGCTGCGTCCTCGTGAGCACCTGCCTGAAAACATCCAGCGGCTCCAGGAGGCGCTGGAACTCCCGTCCCTGTACGACGAGAGCATCAGGTTGCTCGCGCACGCCGGCCTGTTCGTTGAACACGACCGGCTCAATGCGGACTGGACTCAACCAACACGTTACAACGCGTCGGTGGCCGAAGCATGGCTGCGGGTGTATCGCAATCCGAAAGAGTACTGGGATCTCTATCAGTTAGCCGAAAAACTCGTGGACATTGAAGACTCGTTCCGGCAATGGCGGTTCCGCCATCTGACGACGGTCGAACGTGTCATCGGATTCAAACGTGGCACGGGTGGCACCGAAGGCGTCGGATACCTGAGGAAGATGCTGGATGTGGTGCTGTTCCCGGAGCTATGGCAGGCCCGGACCAATCTCTGA
- the fdhA gene encoding formaldehyde dehydrogenase, glutathione-independent: MSGNRGVVYVEPGKVEVRNIAFPELSDPAGRKASHGVILRVVATNICGSDQHMVRGRTTAPAGLVLGHEITGEVIEVGSDVVTLKKGDLVSVPFNVACGRCPMCKAQNTGVCLTVNPARAGGAYGYVDMGGWIGGQAEFVMVPYADFNLLKFPDRDRAMAKIRDLTCLSDILPTGYHGAVTAGVAPGATVYVAGAGPVGLAAAASARLLGAAVTIVGDVNPKRLEHARRVGFETVDLSEDAPLADQIANLLGEPEVDSAIDCVGFEARGHGHSGSQVEAPATVLNSLMEVTRVAGKIGIPGLYVTDDPGASDAAAQKGSLSVRFGLGWAKSHAFFTGQTPVMKYNRSLMQAILWDRLNIADVVNVTVIDLDRAPDGYAEFDSGVPKKFVIDPHGSFKAAA; this comes from the coding sequence ATGTCAGGAAATCGTGGAGTGGTCTATGTGGAACCCGGAAAGGTCGAGGTGCGCAATATTGCGTTCCCCGAGCTTTCCGACCCGGCCGGTCGTAAAGCCAGCCATGGGGTCATCCTTCGGGTCGTTGCCACGAACATTTGTGGCTCCGACCAGCACATGGTGCGAGGTAGAACTACCGCGCCGGCGGGGCTCGTGTTGGGACACGAGATCACGGGTGAAGTGATCGAAGTTGGTTCCGACGTCGTGACGTTGAAGAAGGGCGATCTTGTTTCTGTGCCGTTCAACGTGGCGTGTGGACGCTGTCCGATGTGCAAGGCACAGAATACCGGGGTGTGTCTGACCGTGAATCCCGCGCGCGCCGGAGGTGCGTACGGCTATGTCGATATGGGCGGCTGGATCGGCGGACAGGCCGAATTTGTGATGGTGCCCTACGCCGACTTCAACCTCCTCAAGTTCCCCGACCGTGATCGGGCAATGGCGAAGATTCGCGATCTCACCTGCCTGTCCGACATCCTGCCGACTGGATATCACGGGGCTGTAACGGCCGGTGTTGCACCGGGTGCCACGGTATACGTCGCGGGCGCGGGTCCCGTCGGGCTGGCCGCGGCGGCCTCGGCAAGGCTCCTTGGCGCAGCGGTGACCATCGTCGGGGACGTGAATCCCAAACGGCTGGAGCATGCCAGGCGCGTCGGATTCGAGACGGTCGATCTTTCCGAGGATGCTCCGCTCGCAGACCAGATCGCCAATCTGCTTGGCGAGCCGGAAGTCGATAGCGCCATCGATTGCGTTGGCTTCGAAGCGCGCGGACATGGCCACTCCGGGTCACAGGTCGAGGCTCCCGCGACCGTGCTGAACTCGTTGATGGAAGTCACTCGAGTTGCTGGAAAGATCGGCATTCCGGGCCTCTACGTGACAGATGATCCGGGCGCGAGCGATGCAGCGGCGCAGAAGGGCAGCCTCTCGGTGCGATTCGGGCTAGGGTGGGCGAAGTCGCATGCGTTCTTCACTGGGCAGACCCCTGTCATGAAGTACAACCGAAGCTTGATGCAAGCAATCCTCTGGGACCGTCTGAACATTGCGGACGTGGTCAATGTCACGGTCATCGATCTCGACCGCGCACCGGATGGGTACGCCGAATTCGACTCGGGCGTGCCGAAGAAATTTGTTATTGATCCGCACGGCAGTTTCAAGGCTGCGGCGTAA
- a CDS encoding aromatic ring-hydroxylating dioxygenase subunit alpha — protein sequence MNGRSLPQPFYTDEGVFECDLELIWERQWILAGVAAQIPKPGNWFTLEVGSSSIVVIRDRSKAIRAFYNTCRHRGSRICAGDKGSSGTLVCPYHQWTYGLDGKLLFTKEMGEEFDASQYSLKPVHCESVEGYIFISLAATPAPFDEFRKQVSPYIKPHGLGDAKIAFESTIIEKGNWKLVLENNRECYHCTASHPELLRTISEFDGPTDPRFGGEYAAKCEKDEARWTASGLPFKPIETDEGYRMVRVAMERGLSFTMSGELACKKLLGTNEDEDVGSLRLLRFPNTWNHVLSDHAIAFRLLPLSATETQVTTWWLVNGDAVEGEDYDIDNLTSVWNATNAQDQRLVEANQQGINSKGYQPGPYSPLVERGVTEFIDWYLNTLKTELKGAPKTIPLECISE from the coding sequence GTGAACGGGCGGTCGTTGCCGCAGCCGTTCTACACCGACGAAGGCGTGTTCGAGTGCGACCTCGAACTGATCTGGGAACGTCAATGGATACTCGCCGGCGTTGCAGCCCAGATTCCAAAACCAGGCAACTGGTTCACGCTCGAGGTGGGATCGAGTTCTATCGTCGTAATCCGGGATCGCAGTAAAGCGATCCGGGCGTTCTACAACACTTGCCGCCATCGCGGCTCCAGAATCTGCGCGGGCGACAAGGGATCGTCGGGTACGCTCGTATGCCCGTATCATCAATGGACCTATGGCCTGGACGGCAAACTGCTGTTCACCAAGGAGATGGGTGAAGAATTCGATGCGTCGCAATACTCGCTCAAGCCTGTGCATTGCGAATCGGTCGAAGGCTACATCTTTATCTCGCTTGCAGCGACACCGGCACCGTTCGATGAATTTCGCAAGCAGGTCTCGCCATACATCAAGCCTCATGGCCTAGGCGACGCAAAAATCGCGTTCGAGTCGACTATTATCGAAAAGGGCAACTGGAAGCTCGTTCTCGAGAACAATCGCGAGTGCTATCACTGCACAGCAAGCCACCCCGAGCTTCTGCGCACGATCTCCGAGTTCGATGGGCCGACCGATCCAAGATTCGGCGGCGAATACGCAGCAAAATGCGAGAAAGACGAGGCGCGCTGGACTGCGTCCGGACTGCCTTTCAAGCCAATCGAAACAGACGAGGGGTATCGGATGGTACGCGTTGCAATGGAACGCGGACTTTCCTTTACGATGTCCGGTGAACTCGCCTGCAAGAAGCTGCTGGGTACCAACGAGGACGAGGACGTCGGCTCGTTGCGTTTGCTTCGCTTCCCCAATACGTGGAACCACGTTCTTTCCGATCATGCCATTGCGTTCAGGCTGCTTCCGCTCAGCGCGACGGAAACGCAGGTGACGACATGGTGGCTGGTCAATGGGGATGCCGTGGAAGGCGAAGACTATGACATCGACAACCTGACCTCGGTCTGGAACGCCACGAACGCTCAGGACCAGCGACTCGTCGAAGCGAATCAGCAAGGCATCAACTCGAAGGGCTATCAGCCTGGTCCCTACTCCCCGCTCGTCGAGCGTGGCGTGACGGAGTTCATCGACTGGTATCTGAACACACTGAAGACCGAGTTGAAGGGTGCGCCGAAGACAATTCCGTTGGAGTGCATTTCAGAATGA